From one Physeter macrocephalus isolate SW-GA chromosome 18, ASM283717v5, whole genome shotgun sequence genomic stretch:
- the FGF4 gene encoding fibroblast growth factor 4, with amino-acid sequence MAGPGAAAAALLPAVLLAVLAPWAGRGAAAAPTAPNGTLEAELERRWESLVARSLARLPVAAQPKEAAVQSGAGDYLLGIKRLRRLYCNVGIGFHLQVLPDGRIGGVHADTSDSLLELSPVERGVVTIFGVASRFFVAMSSKGKLYGSPFFTDECKFKEILLPNNYNAYECYRYPGMFIALSKSGKTKKGNRVSPTMKVTHFLPRL; translated from the exons ATGGCGGGGCCCGGGGCGGCCGCGGCCGCGCTGCTCCCCGCCGTGCTGCTGGCCGTGCTGGCGCCCTGGGCCGGCCGAGGGGCCGCCGCCGCGCCCACCGCACCCAACGGCACGCTGGAGGCCGAGCTGGAGCGCCGCTGGGAGAGCCTGGTGGCGCGCTCGCTGGCGCGCCTGCCGGTGGCCGCGCAGCCCAAGGAGGCTGCCGTCCAGAGCGGCGCCGGGGACTACCTGCTGGGCATCAAGAGGCTGCGGAGGCTCTACTGTAACGTGGGCATCGGCTTCCACCTCCAGGTGCTCCCGGACGGCCGCATCGGCGGCGTGCACGCGGACACGAGTGACA gcctgcTGGAGCTCTCGCCCGTGGAGCGCGGAGTGGTGACCATCTTCGGCGTGGCCAGCCGCTTCTTCGTGGCCATGAGCAGCAAGGGCAAGCTCTACGGCTCG CCTTTCTTCACCGATGAGTGCAAGTTCAAAGAGATACTCCTCCCCAACAACTACAACGCGTACGAGTGCTACAGGTACCCCGGCATGTTCATCGCCCTGAGTAAGAGCGGGAAGACCAAGAAGGGGAACCGGGTGTCACCCACCATGAAGGTCACCCATTTCCTCCCCAGGCTGTGA